Proteins encoded within one genomic window of Panicum virgatum strain AP13 chromosome 1N, P.virgatum_v5, whole genome shotgun sequence:
- the LOC120653807 gene encoding 24.1 kDa heat shock protein, mitochondrial-like isoform X2, with product MASTVASRRVVPLEKLLAASPAPCAGSSLRPVAVAGGLRGYNTGAPLRRYEGTESEDDSVREYEGRRGGRDYAMPSLFSDVFRDPFSAPQSLGRLLSLMDDIATAAPGRAGGVRRGWNAREDDEALHLRVDMPGLGKEHVKVWAEQNSLVIKGEGEKEAGEDEAAPPPRYTGRIELSPEVYRMDKIKAEMMNGVLRVVVPKVKEEQRKDVFQVNVE from the exons ATGGCTTCCACTGTGGCTTCCAGGAGGGTCGTTCCGCTGGAGAAGCTCCTGGCCGCGTCGCCCGCACCCTGCGCTGGCTCCTCTCTCAGGCCGGTGGCAgtcgccggcggcctccgcggGTACAACACCGGCGCTCCGCTCCGGCGTTACGAGGGGACCGAGTCGGAGGACGACAGCGTCCGCGAGTACGAGGGCCGTCGCGGCGGCCGGGACTACGCTATGCCCAGCCTGTTCTCAG ATGTTTTCCGTGATCCGTTCAGTGCGCCGCAGAGCCTCGGCCGCCTGCTGAGCCTGATGGACGAcatcgcgacggcggcgccgggccgCGCCGGTGGGGTGCGCCGTGGCTGGAACGCGAGGGAGGACGATGAGGCGCTGCACCTGCGGGTGGACATGCCGGGCCTGGGCAAGGAGCACGTCAAGGTGTGGGCGGAGCAGAACAGCCTGGTGATCAAGGGCGAGGGCGAGAAGGAGGCCGGCGAGGAcgaggccgccccgccgccgaggTACACCGGCCGCATCGAGCTGTCGCCGGAGGTTTACAGGATGGACAAGATCAAGGCCGAGATGATGAACGGCGTGCTCAGGGTGGTCGTGCCCAAGGTGAAGGAGGAGCAGCGCAAGGACGTCTTCCAAGTCAACGTTGAGTGA
- the LOC120653807 gene encoding 24.1 kDa heat shock protein, mitochondrial-like isoform X1: MASTVASRRVVPLEKLLAASPAPCAGSSLRPVAVAGGLRGYNTGAPLRRYEGTESEDDSVREYEGRRGGRDYAMPSLFSGNVFRDPFSAPQSLGRLLSLMDDIATAAPGRAGGVRRGWNAREDDEALHLRVDMPGLGKEHVKVWAEQNSLVIKGEGEKEAGEDEAAPPPRYTGRIELSPEVYRMDKIKAEMMNGVLRVVVPKVKEEQRKDVFQVNVE; encoded by the exons ATGGCTTCCACTGTGGCTTCCAGGAGGGTCGTTCCGCTGGAGAAGCTCCTGGCCGCGTCGCCCGCACCCTGCGCTGGCTCCTCTCTCAGGCCGGTGGCAgtcgccggcggcctccgcggGTACAACACCGGCGCTCCGCTCCGGCGTTACGAGGGGACCGAGTCGGAGGACGACAGCGTCCGCGAGTACGAGGGCCGTCGCGGCGGCCGGGACTACGCTATGCCCAGCCTGTTCTCAGGTA ATGTTTTCCGTGATCCGTTCAGTGCGCCGCAGAGCCTCGGCCGCCTGCTGAGCCTGATGGACGAcatcgcgacggcggcgccgggccgCGCCGGTGGGGTGCGCCGTGGCTGGAACGCGAGGGAGGACGATGAGGCGCTGCACCTGCGGGTGGACATGCCGGGCCTGGGCAAGGAGCACGTCAAGGTGTGGGCGGAGCAGAACAGCCTGGTGATCAAGGGCGAGGGCGAGAAGGAGGCCGGCGAGGAcgaggccgccccgccgccgaggTACACCGGCCGCATCGAGCTGTCGCCGGAGGTTTACAGGATGGACAAGATCAAGGCCGAGATGATGAACGGCGTGCTCAGGGTGGTCGTGCCCAAGGTGAAGGAGGAGCAGCGCAAGGACGTCTTCCAAGTCAACGTTGAGTGA